TTCGGGGCACCGGCGGGGCAGAGCGTCCCGGGGGTGCCGGCGGGGCAGAGCACGGCTTCCGGGCGGGCCCGCCTCGGCACCTGCGCGGGGCCCTCGCCGACGCTGCGAGCAGGACTGTTAAGATTTTCGACTGTTGCCGTGCGGCATTCCGTCAAGGAGGAAACCCGGCTGCCCGTCAGGGCCGGTCCGGTGCCAAACGAACGCGGCAGCGACCTTCACCGAGTGAAAGAGGAACGCCTCCATGGCTAACATCAAGTCGCAGGTCAAGCGCATCACCACGAACGAGAAGGCGCGGCAGCGCAACCTGGCGATCCGGTCCTCGGTGAAGACCGCGATCCGCAAGTTCCGCGAGGCCGCCGAAGCCGGTGACAAGGACAAGGCCCTCGAGCTCCAGCGCGACGCCGCTCGCAAGCTGGACAAGGCCGTCACCAAGGGCGTCCTCCACGCCAACCAGGCCGCGAACAAGAAGTCGGCTCTCGCGAAGCGCGCGAACCAGCTCTGATCGCTGTCTCTTCGGAAGGCCCGGCGGCTTCGGCTGCCGGGCCTTTTCCGTGTCTTGGCCAACCGCGGCGGCCGGGGCGTCAGCGGGAATTCGGTGCCAGGCAGCGGATTCCGCCGCCTCTATTTCGGGCACGGCAGCCGGACCAGCCCGCGGGACGGCCAACCCGCTGTCAGGCCAACGGCTGTCCTCCCGGCGAACCTCGACAGCCACGCTGGGGACGTCAAGCCCCGCCGGGCAGGCGGCCCCACTCCCCTCCCCGGACGGCCGACCCTGGCAGTTCTGTACGCGGAGCGTGCAGCCCCGGCCGCGGCAGGATCAGCGGTCGCCCTTGGCCGCGACCACGTCCAGCACCGCCCGCTGCAGTGCGTAGTTCGAGTCCGCCGCCGCGCCCTTCACGTCCGCGTTGAGCCGCGCCACGATGCGCATCGCCTCGGCAAGGCCGTCCGCGCCCCAGCCGCGCGACTGGCCCTGCGCCTTCCGGATCTTCCACGGCGGCATTCCCAGCTCGCCCGCCATCTGGTTCGGATTGCCGCGTCCGGCGGCGGAAACCCGGGCGATCGTGCGGACCGCGTCGGCGAGCGCGTCGGCCACCAGCACGTGCGGAACGCCTAGTTGCATCGCCCAGCGCAGTGATTCCAGCGCCGCCGCCCGGTCGCCCGCCACGGCCTTTTCGGCGACCGCGAAGCCGGTCACGTCGGCGCGGCCGGTGTGGTAGCGGCGGACCGCCTGCTCGTCGATCGCTCCCCCGGTGTCGGCCACCAGCTGGGTCGCCGCCGACGAGAGTT
This sequence is a window from Amycolatopsis benzoatilytica AK 16/65. Protein-coding genes within it:
- the rpsT gene encoding 30S ribosomal protein S20, with translation MANIKSQVKRITTNEKARQRNLAIRSSVKTAIRKFREAAEAGDKDKALELQRDAARKLDKAVTKGVLHANQAANKKSALAKRANQL